In the Populus trichocarpa isolate Nisqually-1 chromosome 1, P.trichocarpa_v4.1, whole genome shotgun sequence genome, one interval contains:
- the LOC7467641 gene encoding bidirectional sugar transporter SWEET6a, producing the protein MVSAEAARNVVGIIGNVISFGLFLSPVPTFYRICKKKDVEEFQPYPYAATVLNCLFWILYGLPIVKPDSTLVVTINSVGLVLELIYLSIFCIFDTQNKGRKKVFLVLFGEVIFMAAIVVTTFLAFHTHEKRTLFVGVFCDIFNILMYASPLTIVKKVVTTKSVEYMPLSLSLANFLNGCVWTAYALIRFDIFILVSNGLGAFFGFLQLVLYAFYYKSTPKRGSQDVKPSEIQLSASDAASRA; encoded by the exons ATGGTGTCTGCTGAAGCTGCTCGTAACGTTGTTGGGATTATCg ggaATGTCATCTCCTTTGGCCTATTTTTATCTCCAGT TCCAACATTTTATCGCATTTGTAAGAAGAAAGATGTGGAAGAGTTTCAACCTTATCCTTATGCTGCGACGGTGTTGAACTGCTTGTTCTGGATTCTCTATGGGCTGCCGATAGTTAAACCAGACAGCACTCTTGTTGTGACCATTAACAGTGTTGGTCTTGTATTGGAGCTGATCTACTTGAGCATATTTTGCATTTTTGACACGCAGAATAAGGGGCGG AAGAAGGTTTTTCTTGTGCTTTTTGGCGAAGTAATCTTTATGGCCGCTATTGTTGTAACCACTTTTCTAGCTTTCCACACTCATGAGAAAAGAACTCTTTTTGTGGGAGTTTTCTGTGACATCTTCAACATTTTGATGTACGCTTCACCTCTTACTATAGTC AAAAAGGTTGTGACCACAAAGAGTGTGGAATACATGCCATTGTCCCTTTCATTGGCCAACTTCCTTAATGGCTGTGTCTGGACAGCTTATGCTCTCATCAGATTTGATATCTTCATACTG GTCAGCAATGGTCTTGGAgctttctttggttttctccAGCTCGTCCTTTACGCCTTCTACTACAAATCTACTCCTAAACGCGGTAGTCAAGATGTGAAGCCATCTGAGATCCAGCTTTCCGCTTCAGATGCAGCCTCCAGAGCATGA
- the LOC7467642 gene encoding U-box domain-containing protein 3, translated as MEGFVAQNLCNGSREVRIQAATQLGKLNAKQRHKLAERGVIDPLISMLQSQDYEAIEAALFALLSLAFGNERNKIRIVKLGVIPVLLELLQSQNESLTELILAAFLVISSCGANKLAIAASGAISVLVKILGGEYDDTDSISMQAKLDAVATLHNLSSCHQIIPSIVSSGIVFTLLQLIHSYEKSSELVDKAMALLEDIIASSENALAQTSGAGDAIRAFVETIEEGTPQCKEHAVGILLLICQSCRDKYRGLILREGVIPGLLQLSVDGTWRAKEKAKQLLLLLRDCTSYRSRAKQSKHELVEQIMQEIDAEGEKVMGTKALRLVEDMIAKLST; from the exons ATGGAGGGATTTGTAGCTCAAAATCTTTGCAATGGTAGCAGAGAAGTGAGGATTCAGGCTGCCACTCAACTTGGAAAACTTAATGCTAAGCAAAGGCACAAGTTGGCTGAACGAGGAGTCATTGATCCTTTGATTTCAATGCTTCAGTCTCAAGATTATGAAGCCATTGAAGCTGCTCTCTTTGCTTTGCTCAGCCTTGCCTTTGGCAATGAAAG AAACAAGATCCGAATCGTGAAATTGGGGGTGATACCTGTGCTGCTAGAGCTCCTCCAAAGTCAAAACGAGTCACTGACGGAACTCATACTAGCAGCTTTCCTAGTCATCTCTTCTTGTGGGGCGAACAAGCTCGCAATCGCGGCTTCTGGGGCTATCTCTGTCCTTGTTAAGATCCTCGGAGGAGAATATGATGACACAGACAGCATTAGCATGCAGGCCAAACTTGACGCTGTAGCAACTCTTCACAATCTCTCAAGTTGCCATCAGATTATTCCATCAATAGTTTCCTCTGGTATAGTTTTTACCTTGCTTCAACTTATTCACAGCTACGAAAAGTCCTCGGAGTTGGTTGACAAGGCAATGGCACTTCTTGAAGATATCATTGCTTCATCAGAGAATGCACTGGCTCAAACTTCTGGTGCAGGAGATGCAATTCGGGCATTCGTAGAAACAATTGAAGAGGGTACTCCCCAATGCAAAGAGCATGCAGTGGGAATTCTCCTCCTCATCTGCCAGAGCTGCAGAGATAAGTACAGAGGGCTGATTTTAAGGGAAGGTGTGATTCCAGGGCTGCTTCAGTTGAGTgtggatggaacatggagggcTAAGGAGAAAGCCAAACAGCTATTGCTGCTTTTGAGGGACTGTACAAGTTATCGGTCAAGAGCTAAACAATCAAAGCATGAGCTTGTAGAGCAGATTATGCAAGAAATTGATGCAGAGGGAGAGAAAGTAATGGGAACAAAAGCACTTAGGCTAGTAGAGGATATGATTGCAAAGCTCAGTACATGA